Proteins encoded within one genomic window of Marasmius oreades isolate 03SP1 chromosome 4, whole genome shotgun sequence:
- the ATP2 gene encoding atp2, beta subunit of the F1 sector of mitochondrial F1F0 ATP synthase (BUSCO:EOG09261T74), whose product MLTTRGAVARLSRRAASSATKTNAFLSTAAVAQRVHLPSSSVSHGPSSRPQRVAASTHRTYATEAKGAVGSVKTVIGAVVDVQFETENLPPILNALEVQDFHGGRLVLEVASHLGENSVRTIAMDGTEGLVRGQKVVDTGSPIMVPVGAGTLGRIMNVIGEPIDERGPIKGVKLCAIHADPPPFVEQSTTAEVLETGIKVVDLLAPYARGGKIGLFGGAGVGKTVLIQELINNVAKAHGGFSIFCGVGERTREGNDLYHEMIETGVINLEGDSKVALVFGQMNEPPGARARVALTGLTIAEYFRDEEGQDVLLFIDNIFRFTQAGSEVSALLGRIPSAVGYQPTLSTDMGGMQERITTTKKGSITSVQAVYVPADDLTDPAPATTFAHLDATTVLSRGIAELGIYPAVDPLDSKSRMLDPRIVGQEHYDVATATQKILQDYKSLQDIIAILGMDELSEEDKLTVERARKIQRFMSQPFQVAQVFTGYEGKLVPLKDTVRSFKEILSGAHDSLPESAFYMAGTIEDVKAKAEQLAKEMGN is encoded by the exons ATGCTCACCACCCGTGGTGCTGTCGCTCGTCTCTCTAGGAGAGCTGCCAGCTCTGCCACCAAAACTAATGCCTTCCTCTCTACCGCTGCCGTTGCTCAGCGTGTGCACcttccctcttcttccgttTCTCATGGGCCGTCGTCTCGTCCTCAACGCGTCGCCGCAAGTACCC ACCGCACCTATGCTACAGAGGCGAAAGGCGCTGTTGGTTCGGTGAAAACCGTCATTGGTGCCGTTGTTGATGTTCAGTTTGAAACCGAAAACCTTCCCCCCATCCTCAACGCTCTCGAGGTTCAAGACTTCCATGGTGGCCGTCTCGTTCTTGAGGTCGCCTCCCACTTGGGCGAGAACTCTGTCCGCACCATTGCAATGGACGGTACCGAGGGTTTGGTTCGAGGACAGAAAGTTGTTGATACTGGCTCTCCTATCATGGTTCCTGTTGGGGCCGGTACTCTTGGGCGTATCATGAACGTCATCGGTGAACCCATCGACGAACGGGGTCCCATCAAGGGTGTGAAGCTCTGTGCTATTCATGCCGACCCCCCCCCATTCGTGGAGCAGTCTACCACAGCAGAGGTCCTTGAGACCGGCATAAAGGTCGTCGACCTGCTCGCTCCCTACGCTCGTGGTGGAAAGATTGGTCTGTTCGGTGGTGCTGGTGTCGGCAAGACTGTGTTGATTCAGGAACTGATTAATAACGTCGCTAAGGCTCATGGTGGCTTCTCTATCTTCTGTG GCGTCGGTGAACGTACTCGTGAGGGCAACGATCTCTATCATGAAATGATCGAGACCGGCGTCATCAACCTTGAGGGCGATTCCAAAGTTGCTCTTGTTTTCGGTCAAATGAACGAACCTCCGGGTGCGCGTGCTCGTGTCGCTCTCACGGGTCTCACTATCGCGGAATACTTCCGTGACGAAGAAGGCCAGGACGTCTTGTTGTTTATTGACAACATTTTCCGTTTCACACAGGCAGGTTCCGAGGTGTCTGCACTGCTTGGTCGTATTCCTTCTGCTGTCGGTTATCAACCTACATTGTCCACGGATATGGGTGGCAT GCAAGAGCGTATTACCACCACCAAGAAAGGCTCCATCACTTCTGTTCAAGCCGTCTACGTTCCTGCCGATGATTTAACTGATCCTGCTCCGGCTACCACCTTTGCACACTTGGACGCTACCACCGTGCTGTCCCGTGGTATTGCTGAGCTCGGTATCTACCCCGCCGTCGACCCGCTTGATTCCAAGTCGCGTATGTTGGACCCTCGTATA GTTGGGCAAGAACACTACGATGTCGCGACTGCTACGCAGAAGATTCTCCAAGACTACAAATCGCTACAGGATATCATTGCTATCCTCGGTATGGATGAATTGTCGGAAGAGGACAAACTCACC GTTGAGCGTGCACGAAAGATTCAACGTTTCATGTCTCAACCTTTCCAAGTCGCGCAGGTCTTCACTGGTTACGAAGGCAAACTCGTTCCTCTGAAGGATACGGTTCGTTCCTTCAAGGAGATCTTGAGCGGTGCACATGACTCGTTGCCGGAATCTGCTTTCTACATG GCGGGCACCATCGAGGATGTCAAAGCCAAGGCTGAGCAACTCGCGAAGGAGATGGGTAACTAG